A window of the Candidatus Aegiribacteria sp. genome harbors these coding sequences:
- a CDS encoding ribonuclease D produces the protein MSNTTLINTQEELNRLIEDLKKEDVIALDTEFHGEKRYWPELFLIQFAGRNGPVAVDPLGIEDLSPIAELLQSEVPVKVIHSAKNDIDVLMHHLGIVFSSVFDTQLAAAFLGYELQISLYNLVRTECGKAPQKGHTLSDWSIRPLSNEQIEYALNDVRYLLTIYRNQMKRLKSTGRLNWYTEQAESLTFPSTYEIPLRRIFQKVRSTGKITKSRLPILWALVQWREKTAEKLNKPRNYIVRDHILGAITAMAPEKISSLSRLRGISSGFIKKWGNEILEVIKEARINPPENIPDIPKYHSKPGISARRDILRIFLKQESNRLGISPALLLSSDMMDALAKHPPCSVDDFSEIPGLSGWRREALGDDLISLLEGKLALSLKSGRSQGLKFVKVKQ, from the coding sequence TTGAGCAATACAACCCTTATCAATACTCAGGAAGAACTGAACAGACTAATTGAGGATCTGAAAAAAGAAGATGTTATTGCACTGGATACTGAATTTCATGGAGAGAAAAGGTACTGGCCTGAACTGTTTCTCATACAGTTTGCGGGCAGGAACGGTCCGGTAGCGGTTGACCCTCTCGGGATTGAAGATCTTTCGCCGATCGCCGAATTGCTCCAATCGGAGGTTCCGGTTAAGGTTATTCACTCGGCCAAAAACGATATTGACGTGCTTATGCATCATCTGGGCATAGTTTTTTCATCCGTATTCGACACTCAGCTTGCTGCCGCGTTTCTTGGATATGAACTTCAGATCTCTCTTTATAATCTTGTCAGAACAGAGTGCGGCAAAGCTCCGCAAAAAGGACACACTCTGAGCGACTGGTCTATCAGGCCTCTCTCGAATGAGCAGATCGAGTATGCCCTCAACGATGTCAGATATCTGCTTACGATTTACCGGAATCAGATGAAAAGGCTGAAGTCAACAGGTAGGTTGAACTGGTACACGGAACAGGCTGAATCACTCACTTTTCCCTCTACATATGAGATTCCTCTGAGAAGAATCTTCCAGAAAGTCAGATCCACCGGAAAAATCACGAAAAGCAGGCTCCCTATCCTATGGGCTCTTGTTCAATGGAGAGAAAAGACAGCTGAAAAACTGAATAAACCCCGCAATTACATAGTAAGGGACCATATCCTTGGAGCAATCACCGCAATGGCCCCTGAGAAAATTAGCAGCCTGTCCAGGCTCAGAGGAATCTCATCCGGGTTTATTAAAAAATGGGGAAACGAAATACTGGAGGTGATCAAAGAAGCCAGGATCAACCCTCCGGAAAATATCCCGGATATTCCGAAATACCACTCAAAACCCGGGATTTCAGCCCGCAGGGATATCCTCAGAATATTTCTGAAACAGGAGTCCAACAGACTGGGCATTTCACCTGCTCTGCTTCTGTCATCCGATATGATGGATGCTCTTGCGAAGCATCCTCCCTGCTCAGTGGATGACTTTTCTGAGATTCCTGGATTATCCGGCTGGCGGAGAGAAGCTCTCGGTGATGATCTTATCTCTCTTCTTGAAGGAAAGCTTGCTCTCAGCCTGAAGTCAGGACGAAGTCAGGGATTGAAATTTGTAAAAGTAAAACAGTGA
- a CDS encoding endonuclease III produces MKRAAGLPGTPAPLQESHEAFPVFVSTVISLRTRDAVTRTVSARVLKSAPDVTSMISIDREELETLLKPAGFFRQKAKQLKQAAELIQSRFEGEVPDNIEDLLSLPGVGRKTANFVLGMVFGKPAICVDIHVHRISNRLGLARTSSPEETELQLQKIFPPEYWIGINHTMVTFGQRICKPVKPRCEVCPLNTICPVVISKV; encoded by the coding sequence ATGAAACGCGCTGCAGGTCTGCCGGGTACTCCGGCCCCTCTCCAGGAATCACATGAGGCTTTCCCTGTTTTTGTATCAACTGTTATAAGCCTGAGAACTAGGGACGCTGTTACCAGAACGGTATCTGCGAGAGTACTTAAATCTGCCCCTGATGTTACGTCGATGATTTCTATTGACAGGGAAGAATTGGAGACTCTGCTTAAACCGGCTGGCTTCTTCAGACAGAAGGCAAAACAGCTGAAGCAGGCAGCTGAATTAATTCAGAGCAGGTTTGAAGGAGAAGTACCGGACAACATTGAGGATCTGCTGAGCCTTCCGGGAGTAGGAAGAAAAACGGCAAATTTCGTTCTTGGAATGGTATTCGGAAAACCCGCGATATGTGTCGATATTCATGTGCATCGAATCTCAAACAGACTTGGTCTGGCGCGCACATCCTCACCTGAAGAAACTGAACTGCAGCTTCAGAAAATTTTTCCTCCTGAATACTGGATCGGTATTAATCATACTATGGTAACGTTCGGACAGAGAATCTGTAAACCGGTCAAACCCCGGTGCGAGGTTTGTCCTCTGAATACAATCTGCCCTGTTGTTATCTCAAAAGTCTGA
- a CDS encoding DUF5674 family protein — translation MKAVTEQEPISIDSLRQMAIERFGDMVKAVVDVAREIMVIDADLHSDEEAELLSTGSRQQDLWGINLYPELPAEDWLEFDSMINLRPSSGNRSRNVDDPSIRKQIQDVVDRLVFE, via the coding sequence ATGAAAGCAGTAACAGAGCAAGAACCGATTTCTATTGATTCACTGCGTCAAATGGCGATAGAGCGCTTCGGTGATATGGTCAAAGCTGTGGTAGATGTAGCTCGTGAGATCATGGTCATTGATGCGGACCTGCACTCAGATGAAGAAGCAGAGCTGCTTTCGACAGGTTCAAGGCAACAGGATCTATGGGGAATTAACCTCTATCCGGAGCTGCCTGCAGAAGACTGGCTGGAGTTTGATTCGATGATAAATCTGCGACCATCCTCCGGAAATCGCTCCAGAAATGTTGATGATCCTTCAATCCGTAAACAGATTCAAGATGTGGTGGATCGATTGGTGTTCGAATGA